The Flammeovirgaceae bacterium genome contains a region encoding:
- a CDS encoding superoxide dismutase: MKTRREFIETAVKAALVATAAPPIMAETACSATATAKTVSVPALTFSQITLPYAYAALEPAIDALTMEIHYSRHHAAYVKNVNEAITAEGIAYASETEFFANTSRLSAKARNNGGGAWNHNFFWLVMKPGGSGAPAGKVADALSNAFGSFEKFKEQFSAAAMGRFGSGWAWLVNDNGKLKIGSTPNQDNPLMDSSELKGTPLLALDVWEHAYYLKYQNKRNEYVANWWSVVNWDEVGKRLS, encoded by the coding sequence ATGAAAACCCGGAGAGAATTTATTGAAACTGCCGTTAAAGCCGCATTGGTAGCCACAGCAGCCCCGCCAATCATGGCCGAAACGGCCTGTAGTGCAACTGCTACCGCAAAAACTGTTTCAGTTCCGGCATTGACTTTCTCGCAAATTACCCTACCCTACGCCTATGCAGCGTTGGAGCCGGCAATTGATGCCTTGACCATGGAGATTCATTACAGCCGCCATCATGCTGCGTATGTGAAAAATGTAAATGAGGCTATTACGGCTGAAGGTATTGCCTATGCTTCGGAAACTGAATTTTTTGCCAACACCTCGCGTCTTTCAGCGAAGGCACGTAACAACGGAGGTGGAGCATGGAACCACAATTTTTTCTGGCTGGTTATGAAGCCTGGCGGTAGTGGTGCCCCTGCCGGAAAAGTTGCCGATGCACTAAGTAATGCCTTTGGGTCATTCGAAAAATTTAAGGAACAATTTTCTGCGGCCGCCATGGGCCGGTTTGGCTCCGGTTGGGCATGGCTCGTAAATGATAATGGCAAACTGAAAATCGGATCCACACCAAACCAAGACAACCCGCTGATGGATAGTAGTGAACTAAAAGGCACACCCCTTTTAGCTTTGGACGTTTGGGAGCATGCTTATTACCTGAAATACCAGAACAAGCGAAACGAATACGTGGCAAACTGGTGGAGTGTTGTTAATTGGGATGAGGTGGGTAAACGATTAAGTTAA
- a CDS encoding DUF4286 family protein, which produces MFLYNVTVGIDQADEVAWLKWMKESHMQQVLNTGMFVSGKIYKVLHDNEDGTLSYSVQYQAHSLENVVQYLEKFAPALIEEHKQKFKHVAFRTLLEEV; this is translated from the coding sequence ATGTTTCTTTATAATGTTACTGTAGGTATTGACCAGGCTGATGAAGTTGCCTGGCTGAAGTGGATGAAAGAATCGCACATGCAGCAAGTACTGAATACAGGCATGTTTGTATCAGGAAAGATTTACAAAGTACTTCATGATAACGAGGACGGCACCCTATCGTACAGTGTGCAATACCAGGCCCACTCGCTGGAAAATGTGGTGCAGTACCTTGAAAAATTTGCACCGGCATTAATTGAGGAGCATAAACAGAAGTTTAAACACGTAGCTTTTCGCACCTTGCTGGAAGAGGTATGA